A region of the Muricauda sp. MAR_2010_75 genome:
ATGTTTTTCACCCTCTTGATTGTTATCTATCCAATTATAGGAATCATTTGTTCGCTGATAATAATTATTGATATGGTTCAACTTTATCAAATGATATACACGTGAATTTTTATGCGGTGTATCATGCATTACGTTGTTCACTATCTCACCTTGATTATCAAAGGCCATGTTAGGGGTACGGTTGTTGGAGACCGTCAAATTGTTGAGCCAAGAAATCTTATCAATGAACCTTTCAGGGTCTCCTGCCCTGCCCCCATTGGTTGTAACATACATTGATGTACCCGCATCACCGTAAAGGCCATGTTGGAAGGTAACGTTCCTTAACCAACACGGACAATCGGGAGAAGAAACATGTTGCTCCCTAGTGGAACCCCCTATAACCTTATCACTTGCAAAAGAACCTGAAATGTGGTCAAGTATGATACGCTCACCACCACGAAAAAGAAAACTCCATGTATAGGCATCATCCTGAGAAGCATCGATGGAACCATCCCTCAACCTTATAGGACGGGAACGCATGTACCTAAAAATCAAATTATAGATACCATTGTCATAACTTTGGAAACGGTTGGAACCGCCCCATAAAGTTATGCCACCTTGGGGAGCGGATTGACCATAAACACTTTTATTGTGAACCTGCCTAAAAATGTAGCCACCCACGCCAATATCGATATTGCCCGAAACATTGAAAACGATATGGCCTACATCGGGCAACTCCAAAGCATTTTTATATCCACCTGTATAATACTCATCACTGGATGCAGTGGCCTCATGATATGTGTAACCCGCATCAAAATCAAGTGTATTGACAATATAAAGGACACGACCACGACCACCCGTTGCAATGGCACCACCGCCATAAGCGGTATAGAACGCCTTTAACTGTGTCGTGTCCGCATCAACAGGCGGTTGTGTACCAACAGACACCGTTTGTTGTGAAACAATGGAGTTCAACATATTGAACTGCCCCAACAAAAGGGACGGCAACAAAAAAAGAAAAAGAAAAAAACCTTTCATCATTCGAGGACAACAATTATTTCATCAATATGGAACTCATCATTAATGGAACCACCCGAGGTGGTACGTATTGTCAACTTAGGACTATCAACTTGGGCAACCATGCCAACATCATTGTATACAATCTGCTCCCACGTTCCAGCAAGGCCATCATCTACATTTCTTTGATACGTAGTGTTCCAATCACCACTTAAAAGTCTTGTCGTCCATGAAAGACCAACGACCTGTTTTGCCCTAAAAGAAATACTTTGTATCGCATCCCCATTCTCAACCCCAACCAAAGGAATACCACCATCAACAGAACCCGCAATATTAGTCACTATCCGAAGTACCCTAGTTCCATCGTAAGGGTCAGTTGCAACAGAGGTAAAGGTAACATCACCGCCATTATCATCGGTATTAGCAATGCCATCGACCTCATTGTTGGGGTCTGCGGCATTAGCTCCCAAATAGACATAACCCACACTTGGAACATACGTTTCACATGCACCACAGATTGAAGTCCAACCCGTTCCGGTGTAATGCCAAAGAACCACGGCACCCTCTTTTGTGGTACGGACATACTTGTCCTTTCTAATATCCTTAAAAGGGAACTGCAACCTTCCCGTAGAATCTTGAACAAAGTACATGTAATGACCATCAACATAACTTCCAGTAGGCTCAGAAACATCAATATCATTCACGTTCCTACCATACTTGATACGAAAAGTATCAACCGCAGTAGGTTGGTAAGTGGTTCCGGTAAACGTATCATCAACAATAAGTGACGTACCACCGGAAACGGAACCAACAGGTTGATTCGTGACCTTTACCCAACTCGAAGAAATGACCATATAAAGTTCATCATCCAAAGCCCTCACAATAACGCCATCGGCATAGGTAGAAGCCGAAACGGTTCCCACATCAACCTGTTTAGGACGAAAGGCAGAGAAAAACTCTATAGCCTCAGCACCCGGCACAGCCTCAATGCCACTTATATAAACGGCATTGTCATTATTACCACCAATCCTGATAACAGTCGTTCCATCCTGTTTGAAATCCAAATTTCCCGTGTTAACGGTATTGATAACCCTTGTGGTATCATTTGGAATCGATTGGTTCTTCAGTTCCAAGGAACCCGAAGCAGAATTTCCACCCAAGGAATTACCACCCCGATAAAGACCCTGTGAATGACCAAAAAAATGGAAACACAGAAAGAAAACAAAAAACAATATTTTTTTCATCAAGAAATTGATTGATACATTATTACACCCGAAACGACAATCTCACCAGTGGTTATCGAGGGAATCACGCCCGTATAACTGTTACCGTTCCTAGCCCTGATTTCCATATACGTATAATTTGAATCCATATAACCCCTGAACTCAGAATATCCGGCAGGCGGATTGCTCACATAAACATTGGCAACATGCTCCACACCCGAATTTTGAAAGGGAAGATTATGTATCTCCATATCACCGGCAGCCCAATCAACACCCGTTGGAACCGTGAAACGCCAAGAATAGAAACAAAGCCCATCCTTGTAATAAGTGGTTATTCCTTTAGCAGAACTTTGAACGGCACCATCCACACGCAATTCAGGAATTACAGCTGATGTTTGCCAAGCAAACGAAGAACCATCGGCACCATCTGCACCTTTGATGTTCATTATCAAAAATTGCTGCCCTCCTGATTTTTTGTACAAATCACCCGTTGTGGTACGAAGGTACCAATCACCATTGTTGAAAGCTGCATCATTTGGTACACCAGTACCATAATACATCTGTGAACCGTCGGCACCATCTGAACCATTGGCACCATCAGCGCCATTGGCACCATCGGCACCATCGGCACCCTTGATGTTCATAATCAATGACCATGTTCCTGAGTTCTTTTTATACAAATCACCAGTGGTATTGCGCAAATACCAATCACCATCACTGTGTTGGGCATCATTTGGAACCGTAGCATTGAAATAAATAACAGAACCCCTAGCACCATCGGCACCATCGGCACCATCGGCACCCTGCAAGCCTTTCAAACTTCCAATCAAAACCCAAGAACCCGTCTGTTTTTGATAATAATCACCGTTGGACTGGTTCAAATAAAAATCAGTGTTGTTCCCGTTGGCATCATTGGGAACGCCAGTACCCAAAATCCACCTGTTCGTCTGCCCAGGATCATTGCCCGAGGCATCCGTAACATAAAATGTATTTCCATCCTTTACGGGCAATGCGTCCCACTCCGCTTGCGTTCCCATCCAAAATTTGGGAACAACAGGGGAACCATCAGCAATGGGAACATAGTTCCCTCCTGCTCCACCACCGCCAGTATTTCCATCGTATACCTGCATACTACTTTTTATTGACGTTAATCTGAGGGGCTATCTTTTCGGCACTCCTACCAACAATATAGCCGCCTATACCAATCTGTAACACTATCCACAGTTCATGCGGCACAGGCTCCAAATCCGGCAAAGCGGGATTGAAAGCCCTTATCACCGGATAAATTACCCAACCGAACATTATAATAATGCCAAAACACAACATGAGAATAGGCCTCCAAGTCCTTTGAAGAAAATTTCCCTTTGCCTCATCGGAAATGATGCCCGCCCTCAACTTATCGGTTTCGAGGGCATGCCCCAAAACCATGTTGATGAGCTTGTTTTTAAGAAGTTCCTTTTCTTCCTTAGTAGTGACCACATCGTCCACAATGGAACCAATATCCTTAATGATGGTTCCTTTAAGCCAGTCGAGTATTTTGTTCATAGATATTTATTTCTAACTTGTCTAACAGCAGCCCTTACCTCACCTTTTTCAGGGTTTCTCAAAACCCTATCGCTTAACCACCGTTTCTTTCTAAGAGCTTTTATTGAACGCTTCATAGATTGACGACTATTGTACTTTTTGAACATCAATTGAGATGTCAAAAATTTGTGATAAACAACAACATAAAAATTATTCATGTCAACAAATTACTTTTACATCATCGATGACCTCAAACATTTCGTTTAAATCGGTCAACTTTTCAACCTCGACAACGGTACTCCTTTCAATAAAAGTACCGTCAACATCGGGATGATTCAATTCAATCCATTCCTTATAGAAAACAAGAACAGTTTTCATAAAGGACTATTTACGTCTTAAAGCCCTAGACAAACGCTGCCTCGCAGTTTTGGGCAAAGACATAAACTGTTTTTTGGTCAAAGGTTGCTTTGTCCAATTTCTTTTCTTAAATCTCCTACGGGTTCTTTTATAAGCCATCACACAAAAATTAAATTCAACAATTATTTTTTTCTTCCTTTTTTGATTGTGTACCAAATG
Encoded here:
- a CDS encoding 3TM-type holin; translated protein: MNKILDWLKGTIIKDIGSIVDDVVTTKEEKELLKNKLINMVLGHALETDKLRAGIISDEAKGNFLQRTWRPILMLCFGIIIMFGWVIYPVIRAFNPALPDLEPVPHELWIVLQIGIGGYIVGRSAEKIAPQINVNKK